AGCTATCATTGGAGTAGAACACAGTTGAAGGACGACACTAACTGCCCAGTACTCCTATGTTAACTAACAGTTGTGAATTTATCTGTGTTTGCTTTTCAGGAGAATACTCACCGTCTTACGCTGTCCATGAGTCCAGATGAGCTTTACGTGGAGAAACAGAGAAGTTTAGAGCAGGAGAAACTTCAACAGAAAACACAGGCCCTCACTGCAACTGATTGCCAAGATATTTACCAGAAAGGCATGAACTGCAATGCTGTAAACTGAAATGCTGTAAACACATAAACGAAGCATACGAATGTGCATAAATACCTGTAATCACATCAcatagataaaaaataaaaaaacaaaacaaatccatGCACAAAAGCCATGTAAATAGACATGAAATATACATCAACACCTGTAAAAAAAACCCATGAATTCACATAAATAATACTACATGAATatgcataaataaatgtaaaaaaatgttaacaaacatcataaatacataaaaacacattttaacaaaCCACAAATAATTGTAAACAACACATAAACATACCACATAGATATGCAAATacatgtaaacaaaccacaTGAATACATCagcatgtaaacaaacaagttcactgccacaggtggtttaaatgacaatgacaaataattgcacattacattACGAAACCACATTACTGCTGCCTCAGTTCTTAACAACTGTCTCTTATTACTGTCTAGTTGCATATAATGATACATGTAGTAACAGTTGAAATAAATCCACCGGTGTTATATTTGTTGTaacatttgttttatgtttttatatttcaggCTTGCAGCTGCTCTCTGAACAGAGCAAAACTCAGGATGTTTCCTGCTTACCTGCCCTGAAGGTGTCTGACATCGCACCCACTAtaccacacacacctgtagaggTGGGGACTGCAGGTAAACAACACATGCAGGACTGCGCACACAAGCTGTTTTCTTGTGGACTTGGGAAACATTATCAGTCGCAGCCCAAAtactgttccatttaaaagacTTTATCCATGCCAAGTACAGTCCAAATACCCAGATGTGTTCTTGCTCAGCGTGTGTTATCGAGGATGCGTTGAGGTGTGACTTCTGCAGTCTTGAGAgagtcagatatcccagaatgcattttgCCCCAACCTCAGCGATGACTTGTTTTCCACCACTGAAATGTTGAATCATTAAGTACTCAAGCTTCCCCACTGCAGAATAACCGTACAGGGTCCTCCCGTTGTCAGGAGTTTGCCCTCGCGATTAGAACTTCCAAGCGGTGCTACAAAGTACGGCACTTCCAACCTGACATACTTTGCACTGAGAAACAGCAGTACACTGCCTTATTGAACCAGTCACCTCCAATGACTCTTGGGAAACATCTTTTATGCCTACATGTTGTAGGCTGAATGTTACAGAAAATCTGTATTAActctattttaaacatgacccactctatggagtatgacctggttcattcagggactgcaAAGCAATTTGATCTTATGTGGGTTGCAGTTTGTTAATCTGCAGAAAAAATGAATAATCACTTTCGTTTGCTACTTTTCACTGGTAAAAATGAGTtattgctctctctgtctaggagGAGTTCCGGTCCTGTATTGTGAGCAACCCACTAATGGAATGGTGTATTTTAGAGCTCTGTGTAACCTCAACACACTCCCAGAGGACTTGAAGATCTATGTCCCTCTCTTCTGCAACGTCATCACCAAGTGAGGCTCAGTTAATTAACTATGTGGATTTACTCTTTGGAATAAATATCCAGATGGAAACCTGCTTTCTGAGGGTGATATTTTGAGGATATAGGAGTCTacagtgcagcaggtagtgtcacagtcacacagctccagagacctggaggttgtgggttcgattcctgctccgcgtgtctgtgaggagttggtgtgttctccccatgtccgcgtgtgtttcctcccacagtccaaaaacacacgttggtaggtggattggcgactcaaaagtttccgtaggtgtgaatgtgtgtgtgtgtgtgtgtgtgtgtgtctgtgttgccctgggaaggactggaaccccctccagggtgtattcccaccttgcgcacaatgattccaggtagactctggacccaccgcgaccctgaactggataagcggttacagataatgaaatgaaaggacTCTACAGTTATGCTTAACATAATCCTTTTTAAAATCTAAGCCAAGGATAAAATAGGGTTAATTATCCTGATTATTACTCCTCTACTGTGTGAAGAGCCACTTGAGAAGTTCACAATAACTGGTAATAATGTGAGATGGTTTAATCCCAGATTGGGCTGTGGGAACATGGATTATCGTCAGCAAGCTCAGAGGATGGAGCTGAAGACTGGAGGAATGTATGTCGCTCCGCAGATCATTTCAGACACTGATGACCTTGACCTGTATGAACAGGTAAATACTtggacttttttatttttattttttaataatatgaatTATTGATTAATATTCTCCTCTTAATATTATAAATAGGGCAATATGTCGACTTGGTTTGTTTACAACCTTGTTGTTGTGTGATTCAGGGCATTCTCCTCACCTCTTCCTGTCTGGAGAGGAACTTGCCGGACATGCTCCATCTATGGAGTGAATTATTTAACAGGTGAATACAGTCATGTTTTTAACACTGAGTGTAATTCTTCATAGTTCTGAGTGTGGCCATAAATTTACATCCTGTAGCGTTTAATTTATATGTCATTACCCAACTAAAGGAAAGTTTACAGTTACAAATTAAtagcaaataaaacacaaacacaaaacagttcccCAGcggaaagagaggaaaaaaacattaattattgAGAAGTATATCCACGGCACATTCTTATACAGGACTCAGATATACTTATAAACGCACAAATACTGTTAATATGTTGTATTATACACCAGTTAGCGATAACAATAACATcactttgtttctacactcactgtccattctctcagctccactgaccaaacagaAGCACtctgttctacaattacacactgtagtccatctgttgctgctgCATTagtgttgagaatgatccaccaccacatcacacctgctctgtgggggtcctgagcattaaaGAACAGCATGAAATGGGGCTACCAATGGAATTCATAGCTACAAATATACTCCAGTTAGTAAAGCTAGAGCTACAAAGTTTAATAATTGTATCTGTTTTTACCAGTCCTCGTTTTGACGATGAAGAGAGGCTGAGGGTGCTGGTGATGATGTCAGCTCAGGAACTGTCCAATGGGATTTCATATTCTGGTCACATGTACGCGATGGCACGAGCAGCTCGATCTCTCACTCCAGCATCTGACCTGCTCGAGACCTTCACAGGAATGGACCAGGTCAGTCTGACAACCGTGGCCATCACATGACTTTGGACAGCCCCTTCGTACCATCTTAACATCACATGGCACTTATAGACCGCTGAGGTCCAGTTATTATTCTCTAGTGGATGTCCTGCCCATATAAGGGTTTAGGTCTAAGCTGAATTTCTCTTTCACAGAAGTGAATAGAAAATGCCTCAATgttgtaaacaaataaaagccTTAAATGTTTTGTCTTTTTCGACTTTTCCCCTCAAATCCTGGCCTAAATAGTGAGTGGAATTTATCCTTCAAAATATTTTCCTGTGTTTATATCTGTGTTTGCACATACATTCTGTCCTCAGGTGAAGTTTATGAAGAGAATGGCTGAGATGACTGAtctgacagcagttttaaggaAGCTGCCGAGAATGAAGAGGCATCTCTTCAACCCGGAAAATATGAGGTACAATTGCAGTTAAATGCATTATATCTATTTCATTCCAATACCTCAGTGTCTTAAAATCCATGGACTACTTTATATTGACAGTTTTCCTCATATCGTAACCCACTAGAATCTCAAAACAAGCAAGAGAACTTTAAAAACCTTGCTTGTCACCTTGTAATCAAACTTTGCCCAAAGCTTGCCTTACACACCTCTAACCTCAGGTATCGAAGAATTTAAAACAGTATTTGTGACCATATGGTCCAACCCTGCAGCCCTTTCAAAAAGACCCATCAGCTACAATATGTACACACCCTTACATTTCCCAGTTTAAAAGCTCTGTACAATCTCCTAGATGTAATGtaggaaatgtaaatgtatgaaGAACGCCAGCTTCTCAAAAGCCTAAGAGACTACTGCTGTACCTTTTACTTCAGTTCTTTAGCAGCTGCACTACATGCTTGTATTTCTCTACTCTTAAGAGAACAGAAAGTGAGCTCGTGTGCTAATGCAGGTCGTTAATTTTTCAGGTGCGCAGTAAACGCTGCTCCTCAGAAAATGCCAGATGCTGCAGTAGAGCTGGAGGGGTTTATGCGTAATATTTCCTCCcacaagaaagagagaaagcctgTCAGACCTGTTATTGTTGaggtaaacaacaaaacatgttcaaataatatcaaatatatcaaatatatatgtgtgtgtgtgtgtgctttaattGCTTCTGTTCCTTTTCAGAGACCCCTGGATCCTCAAGCTCCTTCTAGATCATCTACGAGTCGTAAACTTGTGTCTGTAAGAATGTTTATATGTATTCAATGTGCACCTTTTTTAAATTTCTAAGTTTCAGTAATTTCtaagttttttctgtgttttgtctttATTAGGAGGCTCATTTTAAGCCGTGTCAGATGAAGACCTATTTCGAGCTTCCGTACCCTGTCAACTTCATTAGTGAATGTGTTCGCACCGTCCCCTTTACTCACGAGGATTATGCcaggtatatatatacacacacacacacacacagagtgtattgctttattggaaattaatattaatgttttctgtattttcctttctctctctctctctctctctctctctctcagtctgtgtaTTTTAGGAAGGATGATGACAGCTAAGTTCCTTCACGGAGAAATCCGAGAGAAAGGTGGAGCTTATGGAGGAGGGGCAAAAATGGGAGGAAATGGCCTTTTTTCCTTTTACTCATACAGGTAACATTAAATAAAGATGTGCGGTTATATCTGAGGAAGTATTTATTCTTTCTCTTGCATGCATTCCTTCCTTGCACAGTTACGCCATGCCTAAAGCCAAACAACACCCTCAGCacagggctgtggaacagtgtgaCACTATTCTCTGGAGCGTTGGCGTTCCATCCAGGACCTTTAGGACGAGTTGGAGTCTCGTTTGTGAtcaagaactaatcatccagcatcagtgcCTTACATCGCTGATGTTTTAGTgaatgaatgccatcaaatcctcacagcagttgTCTAATGTGGTGTAGAGCCCTCCTGGAATCCTATTCCAAACATCTGTTAACTTCTGttccaatatttcttctgaaatgaagtgtaTAGATCTGTATAGTGAGGCCCCCTACACTTTGTTCCATgctttttcttgtgtgtgtatttattcctCAGAGATCCAAACTGTTCCCAGACTTTGTCTGCATTCCGGAGTGGAGTGGACTGGGCTCGAGAAGGGAAATTCACTCAGCAGGATGTGGACGAGGCCAAACTGTCCGTCTTCTCTGCTGTGGACGCTCCTGTCGCCCCCTCAGACAAGGGTCAGACATGTTATACCCCttctgtttttactcatttagaaaatgtatttttctttggctgtcttttttttcccttgggTTTTGCAGTGTTTATAATGGAAACTGGAAAATCTATGCAGACAATATTCATaaccacaaataaataataaactaattaaaGAGCTTGTCTGTGGCCATTCGCATAAAACATATTAAGTGAGCAAGTACTTGCATTTAAAGCGTAATCGTAAATGAATACATAAAGATGCCTAGGTGTTTATAGAATTTAAATGCTCTGTAGATGAATATTTATGATAATTGAAGAGGTTTTAATGATCtgaatgtgcttttattttcacatattgTATGTCTAGACTGTgtgttattaaattaaatttgtattttgAACATGTATCAACCTCGTCCACTGTGCTGCAGGtttgaatctgtttttaaaCGGACTGACAGATGAACAGAAGCAGATTCACAGAGAGAGACTCTTCgctgtgacacacacaaacctcacaGATGTGGCCGCACGGTAAGGATGCCTGTTATTTACTAATAATGAATATAATCTCTGCCATACACcgtatgtccaaatgtttctaAAAGAAGTGTCTAAACCTTTTTGGTCATTCGCTGCATCAGAAAGcattttctttaattaaatCACTTATCTGTCCACAGTTACCTCGGTATTGGACAGAGGACGTGTGGAGTGGCTGTGCTGGGTCCAAAAAATGACAACATCAAGAAAGACCCGTCATGGATCGTCAAATAGAGACTTCCGCTCTGATCACATACAGGATTTAATTCACAGGGTCATCAATAGATCTGTTACATTCTTCTTCATGGGCTCATTTTTACTCTGAGTCCTGGGTTTCTGTTCCCAGTAGGAAAATGCATTCCTTATTTCATCCATTAACACTAAATTCTGTCAGAATTAGGGTCACATTGATGTGTCAAAGCAAAACTGCCTTTGTGTTTCCACACAAGCTTAAAACGCACAATATTTAATCTTCACTGGGTTGGTACCTTAACAGATTTAATGTCCCAGTTATGGATATTTATAAAAGAGGACAGATCTAAGATCAGATTtctccgtatgtgtgtgtgtcatcataACAATATCGATCAAAAATATCTTATGTATTTATCCTGCTCCAAGCGCACAAATATTTCAGCCAATTCCTTCACGAGTTCAGCTCTGGAGTAAAATACAAGTGTTCAGCACCAGGACacagttattaatattgttgtagAAAatgaattttgtatttatttcgcGTACTTCATCATCTTTCTTTGGTGGAGTTAAGAAATACCACCATAAGCACTCAAAACATTAATGATGGCAGATGTGTTGACACTGCTATTTTAGAGCAGAATCTcagaaaactgaaaaacagCAAGTTAGAAATCTGGGCTGGGTTTCCCCAAAGGCATCTTGGAGTGAAGCAGATACTTGAGTTGTAGAGTGAGACGTTTTTCGGAACTGAGCCCAGGACTTTCGCCAATGTTTCGTGTACTGACAAGTGCAAGGAAACTCCATGAGCTGTGAGAGATTTGTAGAAGTTGAGTGAAACTGCTGGATAATAAATGACAAGTTTAAAAcagtatttttgttttacatcttTAATGCATGATTATGGCAGTTGTTACACACCATGTACTTGTTTGATTTGTGGCCATCGCTATAAGTTGTACATAAATGCTGCACCACACATTTATAGCAGCTTCTATAAAGCAGTGGAAATACACCACAGTGGAAATCAGCCAAAGCATCAAGATCACATGCTTGTTTCTACAGTCATTGTCCATtgcatcagctccactgaccatagaagTGCACCTTTTTAGTTCTGCTAATTACTGCATAATTTATTGGCCACGTTTCACGCTGTCTTTGAATGGTCAGGACCAACAGCAGAGCGGGTGTTATTTAGGGGattgatcattctcagtgcttcaCCCAGATGTGGGCCCTGtctgtgttgcgctggtaca
This window of the Hoplias malabaricus isolate fHopMal1 chromosome Y, fHopMal1.hap1, whole genome shotgun sequence genome carries:
- the LOC136677685 gene encoding presequence protease, mitochondrial-like yields the protein MFRQGTALLSKLKHFSVLQRQKSVSAPERALQYAIGQKIYGFTVREVTPVPDLFLTAVKLDHDATGAQYLHAARDDSNNLFSVQFRTTPMDSTGVPHILEHTVLCGSRRFPCRDPFFKMLNRSLSTFMNAFTASDYTMYPFSTQNAKDFQNLLSVYLDAVFFPCLRELDFWQEGWRLEHANPTDPSSPLVFKGVVFNEMKGAFSDNERVYAQHLQNKLLPDHTYSVVSGGEPLAITDLTWDQLRQFHSTHYHPSNARFFTYGDLPLEQHLKQIQDEALSKFQRTDPNTAVPAQKLWDKPREEHVTCSPDALAPDPITQNTLCVSYLLGDITDTFEAFTLNLLSSLMISGPNSPFYKALIEPKIGTDFSSVVGYDGSTRQASFSVGLQGMSEEDTERVKSIISQTIDDIVTTGFEEERIEALLHKIEIQMKHQSTSFGLALASYIASCWNHDGDPVELLKISENVSRFRQCLQENPRFLQDKVQRYFKENTHRLTLSMSPDELYVEKQRSLEQEKLQQKTQALTATDCQDIYQKGLQLLSEQSKTQDVSCLPALKVSDIAPTIPHTPVEVGTAGGVPVLYCEQPTNGMVYFRALCNLNTLPEDLKIYVPLFCNVITKLGCGNMDYRQQAQRMELKTGGMYVAPQIISDTDDLDLYEQGILLTSSCLERNLPDMLHLWSELFNSPRFDDEERLRVLVMMSAQELSNGISYSGHMYAMARAARSLTPASDLLETFTGMDQVKFMKRMAEMTDLTAVLRKLPRMKRHLFNPENMRCAVNAAPQKMPDAAVELEGFMRNISSHKKERKPVRPVIVERPLDPQAPSRSSTSRKLVSEAHFKPCQMKTYFELPYPVNFISECVRTVPFTHEDYASLCILGRMMTAKFLHGEIREKGGAYGGGAKMGGNGLFSFYSYRDPNCSQTLSAFRSGVDWAREGKFTQQDVDEAKLSVFSAVDAPVAPSDKGLNLFLNGLTDEQKQIHRERLFAVTHTNLTDVAARYLGIGQRTCGVAVLGPKNDNIKKDPSWIVK